One Glycine soja cultivar W05 chromosome 7, ASM419377v2, whole genome shotgun sequence genomic window, AATTAGGCTATCTATTGTTaatctttcatttaattatattaaaaaattacaaacattTATACCATTATCTATAAAATAACGTTCTGTCAAAAAAAATCTGTAAAATAACATATAGATAGTATAGAATGAAATATAAGGTCTTGTCAAATATAAATATGGTACTTTTTCTCTATCAAAACTTCAAAAAAGTCAAGTACATAGATGCTGATGCTGATAAATTAAGATCCacttacattaaaaataaatttgatcaaatgaattcattcaataactttttataaataatgaatCCTATCAATCAAATGATTGATTTTTAAAGCTTACACAATCAAACTTAACAAATTCTAAAACTTCTTcgaaataaaagtaattttaaaactactTAACTAGTCTCTTTGTgtgttttagataaaaaaaaaatgcttttttataacgaatcttttgtataaattagaACAAAATTGATTAGCATCACATGTTTATGAGTTTTAACTAttcaattttctattttctctctCCATTATATTACTTTAAATTAGTCATTTCGTCTTTCATTactttttggaagaaaaatattCCTACTTAATATCCCAACTTTTATTTCGTATTCATTAATTAACTAACGAGATATTATTATCACacattatctttttttctccatctcacttttattttatgtcttttatctctttctttattttatatcacatcacttattaaatttatcaatttttcttatcttctatttttttccctctctttATGTCTTTCATTCTACACCATGAgccataaagaaatataactaTGTTGATTAAAATgtatagataaattattataaattctttaTACATACTATGGATGAAAAATTCTACACTATGAAAGATGAAATGCACTATtaacattttctttaattaatattgttttttttttttttgtttcagccAAGACTGGGATGGCAAAATCAAAATGTGATGTGTGTGGCAAACCAACAAAGGGCTTTGCCTTCCTATGCACTGCATGTGCCTTTCAGATGCACCCATGCTGTGCCATGCTCAACACCGAAATCGAGTACCCACCCCACCCCCACACTCTCAAAATGCTCCCAACAACCTCATCGACTGCCCCGGACCCCGCCTCCTTCGTCTGCGGTGAGTGCAAGAAGCGGAGGTCCGGGAAGGTCTACCGCTGCACTGTGTGCAAGTACCATCTCCACGCGGTGTGCGCCAAGACCAAGATCAACGGACTACAAGCCAACGGCATTAGGACACCTGAGAAGCCTAGCGTGCTTGCTGCTGCAGCACGTGTGGCTTCTCAAGTGGTCATTGAGTTCATTGGAGGACTCGTTGAGGGCATTGGAGAGAGTGTGGGAGATGTGCTTGTGCAGAACATTGCTAAGGGAAACAATGGTCCTGCTAATGCTAGTCCAAAACCACGATACAAATGATCATTATAATCGCCAATGAGAGGTTAGTAACATATTCGCTAACTTTCTTTCATAGGTAAATGGTTACTTTTTGGTTCCTAAAGTGTAagatgatgatattttagtaccGCAGAACGAAATTCTGATTTAGTATGTCCTATCATACAACttagaataaaattgttttatgaaatttataatttaatatcaaaaagtagttttctaaaaatataactCAATGTCAAATTGTTCATTAAATATTATCATTGATGATAAAATAGTCCTATGAAacttaacaaatttaattgccatatttattttatattttaggaattaaattaaaatttttgttcttttaataactaaattgttattgttatacCCTTTTAGGGACGCAATtgatcatttattatttttattaatacactttttatgAGGAGTgctaatgatatattttttaacatattttttttaaataaattttttattattaattaaaatttattaaaaataatgaaagatctatcaaaatttatgattttcaataaatataagCCAATAAAGAAGAGTATGTTCAAAAAGTGAGtttcataattaaaagaaaaaaaattgtcaaatttataaggacaaaaaataacattaatccTCTAAAAATATCAATCTCATACTTGGTAAAACATACATGAACATCATCTAAGAGAAAGTATGTCAAAAGAATATATATCATAGAAGATGCATTGCTAACATTTTTGATATTTACATATTGTTTCAGGGATGAATATTGTTTTTCATGTTTCCTCTCAAACTTTTGGGAAAGATACAAAGACAAATATCTATGTAAGGTTtactatatttgtttttttacaatGTGTTTCTCTCCCAAATGCAAAAGGGAAACGAGAGGATCGATTCTTAACTCCCTCTGCGGGAACGACTCTTGTGTGATGAATCCCTGGTGTCGCTAGGTCCATTCAACATAGACATATAGTTTCCctatagaaaaaaattgtatatcatTGATTAATGCaactattttatattgtttgatTCTGTTGTATATTTGTTGTTGGTTTGAGGAGGGGAGTTGTAAACGGTGGCTAGGTTAGtgtttcatattatttatgtttttatataaatttaagtaCTTTATATGTGTGTAAATtgtaaaatttcatatatataaatattaattaatctcacatttatcctttttatgaataatttctTGTGATGTTGATATcttcctttatcttttattatttatcttaatttgtatttatcttttgtaatttttcaattatcttttgaatatacactattagaaaatacactttcaacatcggttatttagaacattctacatcagttctaaaaccgatgttgaaagtgccgatgttgaatgtatgaatgttaacatcgattttgtaaaaccgatgttaacatatatatgacaacatcggttctttggatacccgatgttaaacacaatgaacaacagcaaaaaaagtgtacgcatgatgaacgttgacatcggttttgcagtacaaccgatgttaatatgttatattaacatcggttttctaaaaaccgatgttaatgtaatatattaacatcggtttcctaTGATAaacgatgttaatatattccattaacatcggtttttctagaaaatcgatgtcaacgttgatgatgcatacacttatttggtgtacttctttgtgtataacatcggttatgtgtagacaaccgatgttaatattcaaatgttcacatcggttatttataaataaccgatgttaatatacaagaGTTGACATCAGTTATCTACAGatgaccgatgttaaaatacaaacgctgacatcggttatatacaaataaccgatgttaatatacaaatgttaacatcggttgtctattacaaccgatgttaaggttcatgtcgacatcggtttttgtaaataaccgatgttgtttatcatattaacatcggtttttgttaataaccgatgttgttttcaagtattttttttatatatatactttctgtttttacagtaaacccaaaattgtacctgtcaaatgcaatttcaaggcCAATTCACagtaaataaacattttattctgctttcaagcaattttaatgataataaacatcaaataattgatttatcataaagaacaatcatcaaatgaattcaatgttcatattaaatagaaaatatcaaaaatgttaaaccaaagtaaactaaggaaaaaaccaatgttcctaaatcctaggcctgatctctaactcggagataaaactgtgcccactggatccgcaatgcctttaatctctctggctccaatggtctaggatcgttaaaatactgcatgatgaaataaatcataataagttaataatgtaatacaaattataaataaatcaattttgtttgaaataaacttactgcttcccaattattcctaaaagttcctaaaatgatggtggacatccagtgcatcacatagtagccgcactcagtacttcctttttgtctattacactaaatacataatgaaatttggatatttattaaacaactagtgtatagacacataaagaaatatatataagtcgaagttttatgtaaatgacgtacttTGAAGACAATTCACCTAGcagaagcctttgatttaggctgtggaacatcatcaagaccttttaacgCATTGTTCCAGATgactaacaattaacaactggtgttgtacgatgaggtattacaatgcaaatgtattgaaaagaacactaacctattaataatccccttaaggtagttgtctgtcctgttatgcaatgaacaaaaccagacaactaggtgttccttgggcaggatgaccaccatctgccagtgttcgctgcagtggaacctaaaatgggttagtacattactaaacattaattaaatttagttattttgtgacttacccatttaggtaggctccaagatagacatcgcgttgtgaactctgcatccaactctttatgtaactttcagactcaaactaTGATtacccagacctctgaatggactgtggctcgaggaatccatagatatcataattccccactcgcatacatgtttcagtgagatgcctgtttatgttaagtcaaagttaaatatttatgaattgaaagcaataacttaggcaattaaaagtagtataaaatgacttacagaatccacaactgtaacactgatatgttgagacattgaccaccgtgtgcgattttggagaggtcttcgtgctttatgtagagggggaaatctggattaaagaccccgaacacggtggcatcccatctaacctgataaggcctcaagaaaagctctgggatgatcaatgtcatcagataaagcggatcatcgacctccggatcgggctttggaggtggttttgccggagacacagctacctgttcatgaaacaaagttaaatagcctaatttgaggcacatttaatgaattaatttaaaaagaagaaacatatagtaaggacaataagtacctattgtgataaagacttgaccagatgtgtcggccaagcaaggaaggtgtgaagttcctgccccactaaggaaacctcatcagtgggtacaggaactggagcatctgcacatgtaacctcctccacactcacctttacttggccaggcaacaaaggagtattatgaacaacagtggatccctcataaactatccccatggcaaccaggcgggcaggatctaCTTCTATGTACAACccgcacctgtcagagtcacccgtctcaggatcatttcctgagggatcaacacaacacccctttgtgctcactcgaggaccggagggaccaaccagaggtGCCATGACCTGCCgcgtcactttctctgtgatggactcctctagctgggaCTGCatgtggctgaaggatgccatgacctgccgcgtcactttctctgtgatggactcctctagctggtccctgatttgctgggtcagctgctacaattcgtcaggaggcagggaggaagcgtTGCGGGACGTCTGTgaagccgatccaaagtattgcttgatgatGATACCGGCTCCTGCAGCACGGACACGGATaaggtgctctggacgtccaatagcagcggcgagaacatcctgacgtccataggggacgaaggatccctgtgtggcctgctcctcaaaggaatcctgcacagaaaacacacagtggtacatgacattcacaaaatattgaaatataattgtaatggttagttgaaaatgacttacaatcttctcagcgatttcctttgcggcctcagtcgtcatctcccctattttcttCGTGCGgaccatcttccacttcacgtggcatctgaccggggatggagggtcgatgatgcCATCAACGCTTCTTGACTGTGCAacttcctccagcttcttcttcgtcttcttagCCAGGAGCTTCtactccaaataatcataaccctcacgagacaaaacgtggggggtaGTATTCtacttctggatggcctgtgccttatTGCGCAtatcctgaaaaaattaaacaataatatttgaaattggtagaatgaagtataacaacatcatgttatttgaaaaacaacttaaatggcaaggaacatacctcccaagaagggtctctgcgagtctggcaaaattgggcccacttttccttgctgatgttgtatttctcacagacagtgtcctcgacaccgtcctgatcggctgcaagggcccatttcctcgtgaggtctgatttaaactgcctccatctctcccccatGGTCTGCAGTAACTTCTTTTTCGTCCTACTATTAGAAGCCTTTaggatatcaaattccgcctgacaacatgaaataaagtttatttgttacaataatgtattttttggctattaattaaacaaaattaaataagcaaagaaaaatacctgaatatcctcccaaatcaggtccttctgagtagtagggacctccttccagttctcgtaggtgacgtccaccttatcacgtgcca contains:
- the LOC114419149 gene encoding uncharacterized protein LOC114419149, with amino-acid sequence MMKSLKQVKKTRTYKLERSSSTMEYQITAPSDHQYSTGYVTKKSPPPPVEFPTSPQLIFGEEILHFSHPQHPLSMVDLPDLFNCVGCKEYGSGKRFVCQQCDFQLHDFCALAPPALKAHPFHSQHSVLFHSKPAKTGMAKSKCDVCGKPTKGFAFLCTACAFQMHPCCAMLNTEIEYPPHPHTLKMLPTTSSTAPDPASFVCGECKKRRSGKVYRCTVCKYHLHAVCAKTKINGLQANGIRTPEKPSVLAAAARVASQVVIEFIGGLVEGIGESVGDVLVQNIAKGNNGPANASPKPRYK